CCGGCGGCGAAGGCCGCACCGATGAGGTTGTCCTTGCCGGGCACCACCAGACCCCGGTGTGTGTCCGCGTCCGTCCCGACCGCGAGTTCCAGCACGAGGGAGTCGGTGTCCGCCATCGGCACCGCGACCACGGCCAGTGCCGCGCCGGTGATCTCGCGGGCCCGGTCGGCGATCAGCCGCAGGACCTCGCCCTGCTCGCCACCGGACATCAGCGTGTGGGTGATCTCCGCGTTCGTCCGGAGCCAACGCTCCCGTAGCCGGGACTCCTCGTACAGGCGGGCGTTGTCGATGGCGACCCCGGCCGCCACGGCCAGCGTCGACGTCACCGAGACGTCCTCCTCGTCGAACTGCGCCCCGCCCCGTTTCTCGGTGAGGTAGAGATTGCCGAAGACCTGGTCGCGCACCCGGATGGGAACACCGAGGAAGGTGTTCATCGGCGGGTGGTTGGGCGGGAAGCCATAGGACGCCGCGTGTTCGGAGATCTTCGCCAGGCGCAGTGGCTCGGGATGGCGGATCAGCTCCCCGAGGATGCCGTGTCCCTCCGGGAAGGGGCCGATCCGGGCGATCTGCTCCTCGGCGACCCCGACCGTGTGGAAGGCCGACAGCCGCCTGCCGTCCGGGCCGATCACCCCCAGGGCGGCGTACTCCGCGTCGACCAGCACCGCGGCGGCCTCGACGATGCTGTGCAGCGCCTGCTCCAGGTCCAGCTCCCGGCCGACGGAGAGCACCGCTTCCAGCAGGCTGTGCACCCGGTCGCGGGTGCCGCGGGCCGCGTCGATCCGGGCCTGCAGCTCCTCCAGCAGCTCGTCCAGCCTCAGCTGCGGCAGCCGTACACGGGCCTCCCGGGACTCTTCGGAGCCTCCCACCTGCGTCTCCTCCGATCCCCTGGCCGCACGGACGCCGCCCGCTCCGGTACCGCTCACGGTATCGGCCCCCCTCATGCGTCACGGCACGGGAACGGGGGCGGTGCCATCGGCCCCTAAGCCGCCCGCCGTGGGCCGAGCGGCCTGGGAAGGGAACCGGTCGGCCCCGCCCGGGAGCGCGGAACCGGGACCTTCGTCCCCGATCACGGTGCCGATGGTCCCTCGCCTCCCCGCACCACCCCGAAGAGGCCGATATGCCGGATTTCCCCTTGCTATACAGGGGCTGCCGCCACGCGATCAGCGTCCGTCGGTTCCCGCTTTCCCCGCCCCGTCCCAGCCCTGGGAGGCTTCATGCTGTCCGCCGAGTCCACCGCCGCCGTGAAGGCCACACTGCCCGCCGTGGCCGGGGCGCTCGACGCGATCACCACCCGGTTCTACACCACGATGTTCCGCGACCGGCCCGAGTTGCTGGACGGGATGTTCAACCGCGGCAACCAGGCCGACGGCACCCAGCAACGGGCACTGGCCGGCTCGATCGCCGGCTTCGCCGCCGCCCTCGTCGACGACCCCGGCACCAGGCCGGACGCCCTGCTGGCGAGGATCGCCCACAAGCACACCGCGGTCGGGGTCACCGACGCGCACTACACGATCGTCCACAAGTACCTCTTCGGCGCGATAGCCGAGGTCCTCGGCGACGCGGTCACCCCGCAGGTGGCCGAGGCCTGGGACGAGGTCTACTGGCTGATGGCCGGTGCCCTGATCGCCCAGGAGGCCCGCCTCTACCAGGAGGCGGGGGTGACGCCGGGCGAGATCTGGCGGCCGTGGACCGTCGTCGAGCGCCACGAGGACACCACGGACGTGACCTCCTTCCTGCTGCGTCCCGCGGACGGCCGACCCGCCCCGGCGGCGAAGGCGGGACAGTACGTCAGCGTCCGGACCCGCATGCCGGACGGCGTGCACCAGGTGCGCCAGTACAGCCTGTCCGCGGACCCCGGCGGCGACCTGCGCCGCATCACGGTCAAACGGGTCGCGGGGACGGACACCGCCCCGGACGGCGAGGTGTCGCATCTGCTGCACCGCACGGTGCGCCCCGGGGACGAACTGACCCTCTCGGCGCCCTGCGGCGACGTCTCCCTCGACGAGGCCGACACACCACTGGTCCTCGTCTCCGCGGGCATCGGCTGCACCCCCATGGTCGGCATGCTCGCCCACCTCGCCGCAACCGGCTCCACCCGCCGGGTCCTCGTCCTGCACGCGGACACCGCCCCGGCCGCACACGCCCTGCGCGCCGAGACGCGTGATCTGGCGGACCGGCTGCCGTACGCGGCGACCGAGTTCTGGTACGAGCGGCCCGGCCCCGCCGAACCCGACGCGCACACCGGTCTGATGGACCTCACCGGTCTGGACGTACCGACCGACGCCACCGTGTACCTGTGCGGCCCCCTGCCCTTCATGCGCACGATCCGCACCCGGCTGCTGAGCCTCGGCATCCCCGCACACCACATCCACTACGAGGTGTTCGGCCCCGACCTGTGGCTGCCCGACACGGCCTGACCACCTAGCCCGTGCTGGTGGTCCACGCCTCCCTCACATCCTGTGCCGTCGGTCCTCGGCCGCGCCCATGCGTTCGGGCACGATGGCGACCGGGCAGGCGGAGTGGTGCAGTACTCCATGCGCCACCCGGCCCAGTTGGAGCCCGAAGTGGCGTTGATGGCGCCGGGCTCCGATGACCAGGAGGTCGGCGTCGCGCGAGGCGTTCACCAGTGCGGTCCGGGTGTGGCCCTCGACCGTGCGGCGGCGCAACTCGACATCGGCCGGGGCGTCCTGGAGCGCCGCTTCGAGTTCCTCGGCCGCCCGCTGTTCGTGCAGCCTGGCGGGCTCTCCGGCGAGCAGCGGATGGCCGGCGGATTCGTGCGCGGGGCACCGCCAGGCCCGTACGGCCTCCACCGGCACCCCACGCCGCCGAGCCTCCTCGTAGGCGAAGACCACCGCTGCCGAGCCCATCGGTTTCTCCGCGACCCCGACGACGACACGACCGTGCGTGCCGGTCCGGGCCTGGTTGTCATGGCTGCCCCGCACGACGATCATCGGGCAGTGCGCGTGACCCGCCACGGTCAAGCTCACCGAACCCGACAGAGCCTCGGCGATGCCGCTGCGGCCTCGGCTGCCCGTCACCAGCAGCGAGGCGCTCCTGCTCTCCCTCACCAGCACGTACTCGGGCTCCTCGGCCACCACCTCGGTGGAGATCTTCACGTCGGGCCCGCGGCTGTGGGCACGACGGGCCGCGGTCTCGACGATGCCCTCGGCCCGCGACCACTCATACGGCTCGCCCTGGTCCTCGGCGAGCCGGGCGCCCTCGTACCGCTCCCACAGCGAGGCGTACACGAGGCGCAGCGGCGCCCCGCGCCGGACGGCCTCGTCGACGGCCCAGTCCACGGCGCGCAGGCCCGGCTCGGAGCCGTCCACGCCGACGACGACCGGCAGGTCCATCGCCCTCACCTTCCCGTTCCGAGGTCGCATCGGATCACTCGGGTGCGTCCGGCCGCTGGCATGGCTGCTCCTCCTCAGGAGTGGGGGACGACGGCGACGGGGGCGGCGGAGTGGTGCAGGACGGTGTGCGTGACAGGGCCGATGTGGGCGCCGAACGGGCTGCGGCGGACCCGGCGGCCGACGACGACCAGGGAGGCATCGCGGGAGGCGTCGACGAGATGGTTGCCGGGGGTGCCGTAGCGGGACTCCTCCGTGATCTCGACGTCCGGGTGCTTCTTGCGCCACGGCGACAGGACCTCGGCCAGCGCGGTGGTCTCGCGCCGGGCCAGTTCCGCGTGGAGTTCGAGGTCCGAGGCGAGCCCGTAGGCGTAGTACGGGGGCGGGTTCCAGCCGTGGACGACCCGCAGGGACGTGGCACGGCGGGCCGCTGCGGCGAACGCGAACCCGATCAGCTCCTCGTCCGGGCTCCCGATGTCGAGGCCGAGGACGACGGGCCGGAAAGCGGTGGCCGCGGACGGGATGCCGACGGGATCCATCTCGTGCTCGTCGGCGGCCTGCTCACCGGCCCGGACCAGGACGACCGGCCGCTCGGAGTGCGCCACGACCGACAGCCCGACCGAGCCGACCATGAACCCGCCGATCCCGCTCAGCCCGCGCGAGCCCAGCACCAGCAGCTCGGCGTCCTTCGCCGCGCTCGCCAGGACGTCCGCGGGGTGACCGGACAGTTGCTCGGTGGTCACCTCGAGGCCGGGGTGGCGCAACCGGAGGCCCGCGGCCGCCTCCCGCGGGATCCGCTCGGTCCAGTGGGCCTGCGTCTCCGCGCCCCGCAGCGGTGCCTGTGCCAGGGGCTCCGGTACGGGCTCCCAGACATGGACCAGCTTCAGCGGCAGGCCGAGCGAACGTGCCTCGCGGGCCGCCCATTCGGCCGCGGCACGGCTCTCGGCCGAGCCGTCCAGACCGACGGTGATCGTGCGGGTCATGAGGTCCACCTTCCGAATCCGCTGCATAGGGTCCTGATGCCAGCATCGTCCCCGGCCGAGGTTCCCGGCAGGGGCCGACCGGTCCAGACCGGTGCCGGTTCGGGAGGCGCGCGGGAGTCCGGCCTGTCCACAGGGCCCGTCGGGGTGCATGATCGAGCTCGGCGCGCCGGCGGCACATCGCCGGGGGCTCCTGTACCGGACGGAGAGAGGCGGCCCATGTCCCGGAGCGCGGGTGGACATGTTCCCGGGTGGCGGCGTTCGGTGCCCGGGCTCGGACCGCTGACCGGCTATCGACGTGCCTGGGTGCGAGGCGATCTGCTGGCCGGGGTCACCGTGGCCGCGTATCTGGTGCCGCAGGTCATGGCGTACGCGGGCGTCGCCGGGCTGCCGCCCGTCGCCGGACTGTGGGCGATCCTGCCCGCCCTCGGCGTGTACGCGCTCCTCGGCTCCTCGCGGCTGCTCTCGGTCGGCCCCGAGTCCACGACCGCGCTGATGACCGCCACCGTGGTCGCCCCGCTGGCGGCCGGCGCCCCCGGGCGCTACGCGACCCTGGCGGCCACCCTCGCGGTCACGGTCGGCCTCCTGTGCCTGGTGGCGCGGGCGGTGCGGCTGGGCTTCCTCGCCGACCTCCTCTCCCGGCCGGTCCTGATCGGCTACCTGGCGGGCGTCGCGCTGATCATGATGGTGGACCAGCTGCCGAAACTCACCGGCGTGGGGGCGGCAGGAACCACGTTCTTCCCCCAACTGTGGTCCTTCGCGGGGAACTTGCCCGACGCCCATCTGTCCACAGTGGTTTTCTCGGCCGCCGTGCTCGCGTTCCTCTTCGCGGCGACCAAGTACCTCCGCGCCGCACCCGGGCCCCTGCTCGCCGTGGTTCTGGGCACGGCGGCCGTGGTGGTGTTCGACCTCGACGACCGGTACGGCATCAAGGTGATCGGCGAGGTCCCGTCCGGCCTGCCCGGCCTCGCGTGGCCGGACTGGGGCGAGGTGCCGCATCTCGTCCTGCCCGCCCTCGGAGTGCTCCTGGTCGCGTACACCGACTTCATCCTCACCGCGCGGGCGTTCACCGGACGCGAGGAGGACAAGGGCCCCGGCCTCGACGCCGACCAGGAATTCCTGGCGCTGGGCGCGGCCAACCTCGGCGCGGGCTTCCTGCACGGCTTCCCCGTCAGCAGCAGCGCCAGCCGCACCGCGCTCGCCGCCTCGGCGGGCGCCCGCAGTCAGGCGTACTCCCTGGTCGCCGGTGTCGTGGTCCTCGCCGTCCTGCTGTTCCTCAGCCCTCTGCTCGCCCGCACGCCGTCCGCCGTGCTCGGCGCGCTCGTCGTCTACGCCGCCGTCCGCATGATCGACCTGGCGGGCTTCCGGCGCCTGGCGTCCTTCCGCCGCCGTGAACTCCTGCTCGCCCTCGGCTGCCTGGCCGGGGTGCTCGCCCTCGACATCCTCTACGGCGTGCTCGTCGCGGTCGGTCTGTCGGTGGCGGAGCTGCTGGTCCGGGTGGCCCGTCCGCACGACGCCGTCGAAGGCCTGGTGCCCGGGATCGCGGGCATGCACGACATCGACGACTATCCGCAGGCCCGCACGATCCCCGGACTG
Above is a window of Streptomyces sp. NBC_00490 DNA encoding:
- a CDS encoding globin domain-containing protein, which translates into the protein MLSAESTAAVKATLPAVAGALDAITTRFYTTMFRDRPELLDGMFNRGNQADGTQQRALAGSIAGFAAALVDDPGTRPDALLARIAHKHTAVGVTDAHYTIVHKYLFGAIAEVLGDAVTPQVAEAWDEVYWLMAGALIAQEARLYQEAGVTPGEIWRPWTVVERHEDTTDVTSFLLRPADGRPAPAAKAGQYVSVRTRMPDGVHQVRQYSLSADPGGDLRRITVKRVAGTDTAPDGEVSHLLHRTVRPGDELTLSAPCGDVSLDEADTPLVLVSAGIGCTPMVGMLAHLAATGSTRRVLVLHADTAPAAHALRAETRDLADRLPYAATEFWYERPGPAEPDAHTGLMDLTGLDVPTDATVYLCGPLPFMRTIRTRLLSLGIPAHHIHYEVFGPDLWLPDTA
- a CDS encoding universal stress protein — its product is MDLPVVVGVDGSEPGLRAVDWAVDEAVRRGAPLRLVYASLWERYEGARLAEDQGEPYEWSRAEGIVETAARRAHSRGPDVKISTEVVAEEPEYVLVRESRSASLLVTGSRGRSGIAEALSGSVSLTVAGHAHCPMIVVRGSHDNQARTGTHGRVVVGVAEKPMGSAAVVFAYEEARRRGVPVEAVRAWRCPAHESAGHPLLAGEPARLHEQRAAEELEAALQDAPADVELRRRTVEGHTRTALVNASRDADLLVIGARRHQRHFGLQLGRVAHGVLHHSACPVAIVPERMGAAEDRRHRM
- a CDS encoding universal stress protein translates to MTRTITVGLDGSAESRAAAEWAAREARSLGLPLKLVHVWEPVPEPLAQAPLRGAETQAHWTERIPREAAAGLRLRHPGLEVTTEQLSGHPADVLASAAKDAELLVLGSRGLSGIGGFMVGSVGLSVVAHSERPVVLVRAGEQAADEHEMDPVGIPSAATAFRPVVLGLDIGSPDEELIGFAFAAAARRATSLRVVHGWNPPPYYAYGLASDLELHAELARRETTALAEVLSPWRKKHPDVEITEESRYGTPGNHLVDASRDASLVVVGRRVRRSPFGAHIGPVTHTVLHHSAAPVAVVPHS
- a CDS encoding SulP family inorganic anion transporter, which codes for MSRSAGGHVPGWRRSVPGLGPLTGYRRAWVRGDLLAGVTVAAYLVPQVMAYAGVAGLPPVAGLWAILPALGVYALLGSSRLLSVGPESTTALMTATVVAPLAAGAPGRYATLAATLAVTVGLLCLVARAVRLGFLADLLSRPVLIGYLAGVALIMMVDQLPKLTGVGAAGTTFFPQLWSFAGNLPDAHLSTVVFSAAVLAFLFAATKYLRAAPGPLLAVVLGTAAVVVFDLDDRYGIKVIGEVPSGLPGLAWPDWGEVPHLVLPALGVLLVAYTDFILTARAFTGREEDKGPGLDADQEFLALGAANLGAGFLHGFPVSSSASRTALAASAGARSQAYSLVAGVVVLAVLLFLSPLLARTPSAVLGALVVYAAVRMIDLAGFRRLASFRRRELLLALGCLAGVLALDILYGVLVAVGLSVAELLVRVARPHDAVEGLVPGIAGMHDIDDYPQARTIPGLLVYRYDSPLFFANAEDFRRRALAAVDEQTRPVRWFVLNTEANVEVDITALDAVDELRRELAGRGVVFALARVKQDLLDDLAAYGLTDSVGTDHIFPTLPTAVAAYRQWSEANPEETPAK
- a CDS encoding sensor histidine kinase, producing the protein MGGSEESREARVRLPQLRLDELLEELQARIDAARGTRDRVHSLLEAVLSVGRELDLEQALHSIVEAAAVLVDAEYAALGVIGPDGRRLSAFHTVGVAEEQIARIGPFPEGHGILGELIRHPEPLRLAKISEHAASYGFPPNHPPMNTFLGVPIRVRDQVFGNLYLTEKRGGAQFDEEDVSVTSTLAVAAGVAIDNARLYEESRLRERWLRTNAEITHTLMSGGEQGEVLRLIADRAREITGAALAVVAVPMADTDSLVLELAVGTDADTHRGLVVPGKDNLIGAAFAAGTPVTSGDVSHDERMSTGSGGFAGLGPAVAVPIGTDPGAVRGVVLLVRERGRAVFSGKEIEPLKGFAAQAAVAIELAERRADAEEVAVLQDRDRIARDLHDLAIQRLFATGMTLQSVGRFIDHPEASERVVRAVDDLDETIKIIRSTIFGLRARGGVGGAGLRARAVRMAGEAAPVLGFAPSVRMEGLLDTRVSREIADHVVAVLSEALTNIARHARAGRADVVLTEDSRHVRLTVSDDGVGIPSEGRRSGLRNMAERAQQLGGELELSRLPDGGTALVWWVPTPAE